In Candida dubliniensis CD36 chromosome 6, complete sequence, the following are encoded in one genomic region:
- a CDS encoding pH-response regulator protein, putative (Similar to S. cerevisiae RIM9), translated as MFKAFIALLILLVVCWVIQLLPVIAVPFTPPDANIYLSYYDNYKFGVFGICNVERHICSKPSIGYPSTNSTFYAYDNEDSFGTGGIVLPSDVRYTISKLLVVHVVAFCFSSLLLIVIFGLITILFFKYIKTKKELEGIQLSDTSHDTTIQTEEEENNDNANNNNQGASLTINKTIFDLTPFLNLMLVFTFFSVLTTLLAFLADILLFTPNLSYLGWLQLIPIVSMALVTSMLCFIKRSISSRKFFESEYRYANDDMRIMRKTYVDDFWNDNASDDGFYVYTDGFYTRNGDDVQQPTSNTAGSLLSEHNDDSIVAPRDFISNDDSRRGSSPHEFIELQNLRPT; from the coding sequence ATGTTCAAAGCATTTATAgcattattgatattgttggtTGTGTGTTGGGTAATACAGCTACTACCGGTGATAGCGGTCCCCTTTACGCCACCAGATGCGAATATTTATCTATCATATTATGACAATTACAAATTCGGAGTGTTTGGGATATGTAATGTTGAACGACATATATGTTCCAAACCAAGTATAGGATATCCATCTACCAATAGCACCTTTTATGCATACGACAATGAGGATTCTTTTGGAACTGGCGGTATTGTTTTGCCATCAGATGTACGATATacaatttccaaattattAGTGGTCCATGTTGTCGCCTTTTGTTTTTCGAGCTTGTTATTAATAGTTATTTTTGGGTTGATTACaatattgtttttcaaatatattaaGACCAAAAAAGAACTAGAGGGTATCCAACTCAGCGATACTCTGCATGATACGACCATACAAACcgaggaagaagaaaacaacGACAAtgcaaataataataaccagGGGGCAAGCTTAACGATtaacaaaacaatatttgatttaactCCTTTTCTAAACCTAATGTTGGtatttacttttttttcagtgTTAACCACGTTGTTGGCATTTTTGGctgatattttattattcacTCCAAATTTATCGTACCTTGGATGGTTACAGTTAATACCGATTGTGCTGATGGCTTTGGTTACATCAATGTTGTGTTTCATCAAACGTTCGATATCTTCAAGAAAGTTCTTTGAAAGTGAATATCGATATGCTAACGATGATATGAGAATAATGAGGAAAACCtatgttgatgatttttgGAACGATAATGCCAGTGACGATGGATTTTATGTTTACACAGATGGATTTTACACTAGAAATGGAGATGACGTCCAGCAACCTACTTCCAACACAGCTGGATCACTACTATCTGAACATAACGATGACAGCATCGTAGCGCCAAGAGATTTTATCAGTAATGATGATTCTAGACGTGGAAGCAGTCCACACGAGTTCAtagaattacaaaatttaCGACCAACataa